In one window of Ovis aries strain OAR_USU_Benz2616 breed Rambouillet chromosome 3, ARS-UI_Ramb_v3.0, whole genome shotgun sequence DNA:
- the TRIM54 gene encoding tripartite motif-containing protein 54 isoform X2 produces the protein MNFTVGFKPLLGDAHSMDNLEKQLICPICLEMFSKPVVILPCQHNLCRKCANDVFQASNPLWQSRSSTTVSSGGRFRCPSCRHEVVLDRHGVYGLQRNLLVENIIDIYKQESSRPLHSKAEQHLMCEEHEDEKINIYCLSCEVPTCSLCKVFGAHKDCEVAPLPTIYKRQKSELSDGIAMLVAGNDRVQAVITQMEEVCQTIEENSRRQKQLLNQRFEGLCAVLEERKGELLQALAREQEEKLQRVRGLIRQYGDHLEASSKLVESAIQSMEEPQMALYLQAKELINKVGTMSKVELAGRPEPGYERMDQFTLSVEHVAEMLRTIDFQPGTSGEEEDEEVAVEGEEGNAGAEEERTDGRESTGQH, from the exons ATGAACTTCACGGTGGGTTTCAAGCCGCTGCTAGGGGATGCGCACAGCATGGACAACCTGGAGAAGCAGCTTATTTGCCCCATCTGCCTGGAGATGTTCTCCAAACCGGTGGTGATCCTCCCCTGCCAGCACAACCTGTGTCGCAAGTGCGCCAACGACGTCTTCCAG GCCTCAAACCCTCTGTGGCAGTCCCGAAGCTCCACCACTGTGTCTTCGGGGGGCCGTTTCCGCTGCCCATCTTGCAGGCACGAGGTGGTCCTGGACCGACATGGTGTCTACGGCCTGCAGCGGAACCTGCTCGTGGAGAATATTATCGACATTTACAAGCAGGAGTCCTCCCG GCCACTGCATTCCAAGGCTGAGCAGCACCTCATGTGTGAGGAGCATGAAGACGAGAAGATCAacatttactgtctgagctgtgAAGTGCCCACCTGCTCTCTCTGCAAGGTCTTTGGTGCCCACAAGGACTGTGAGGTGGCCCCACTGCCCACCATTTACAAACGCCAGAAG AGTGAGCTCAGCGATGGCATCGCGATGCTGGTGGCCGGCAATGACCGTGTGCAAGCAGTGATCACACAGATGGAGGAGGTGTGCCAGACCATCGAG GAAAACAGCCGGAGGCAGAAGCAGTTGCTGAACCAGAGGTTTGAGGGCCTGTGTGCAGTGCTGGAGGAGCGGAAGGGTGAGCTGCTGCAGGCGCTGGCccgggagcaggaggagaagctgcAGCGAGTCAGGGGCCTCATCCGCCAGTACGGAGACCACCTGGAGGCCTCCTCTAAGCTGGTGGAGTCTGCCATCCAGTCCATGGAGGAGCCGCAGATGGCACTCTACCTGCAG GCCAAGGAGTTGATCAATAA GGTCGGGACGATGTCGAAGGTGGAGCTGGCCGGCCGGCCGGAGCCGGGCTATGAAAGAATGGATCAATTCACCCTGAGCGTGGAGCATGTGGCGGAAATGCTGAGGACCATTGACTTCCAGCCAG GCACTTCTGGAGAGGAAGAGGATGAGGAGGTCGCGGTAGAAGGGGAAGAGGGCAACGCAGGAGCAGAGGAAGAGCGGACGGATGGGCGGGAAA GCACAGGCCAGCACTGA
- the DNAJC5G gene encoding dnaJ homolog subfamily C member 5G, translated as MAHVDEAARQLSKSGSTLYAVLELKKGASPEDVKKAYRRLALKYHPDKNPGDAQAAEIFKEINTAHAVLSDPKKRKIYDRHGSLGIYIYDHFGEEGVTYYFTMNSCWFKTLVLLCALLTCCCCCCCCCFCCGALKPPPEEATNKKYASNVQHQPPRSGRREHFRRGDDDSNDDN; from the exons ATGGCTCATGTGGACGAGGCTGCCCGCCAGTTGTCCAAGTCTGGGTCAACCCTCTATGCAGTGCTGGAGCTTAAGAAGGGCGCCTCACCTGAAGACGTCAAGAAGGCCTACAG GAGACTGGCCTTGAAGTATCATCCAGACAAGAATCCAGGGGATGCTCAAGCAGCAGAAATCTTCAAGGAGATCAACACAGCCCACGCCGTACTGAGTGACCCTAAGAAGCGGAAAATTTATGACCGGCATGGCTCattgggaatatatatatacgATCACTTTGGCGAAGAAGGCGTCACATACTATTTTACAATGAATAGTTGTTGGTTCAAG ACACTTGTCCTCTTGTGTGCCCTGCTCacctgttgctgttgctgctgctgctgctgcttttgctgTGGAGCACTTAAGCCACCACCTGAGGAAGCAACTAACAAGAAATATGCGTCAAATGTCCAGCATCAGCCTCCAAGGTCAG GACGCAGAGAACATTTTAGAAGAGGGGACGATGATTCTAATGATGATAATtag
- the TRIM54 gene encoding tripartite motif-containing protein 54 isoform X1: MNFTVGFKPLLGDAHSMDNLEKQLICPICLEMFSKPVVILPCQHNLCRKCANDVFQASNPLWQSRSSTTVSSGGRFRCPSCRHEVVLDRHGVYGLQRNLLVENIIDIYKQESSRPLHSKAEQHLMCEEHEDEKINIYCLSCEVPTCSLCKVFGAHKDCEVAPLPTIYKRQKSELSDGIAMLVAGNDRVQAVITQMEEVCQTIEENSRRQKQLLNQRFEGLCAVLEERKGELLQALAREQEEKLQRVRGLIRQYGDHLEASSKLVESAIQSMEEPQMALYLQQAKELINKVGTMSKVELAGRPEPGYERMDQFTLSVEHVAEMLRTIDFQPGTSGEEEDEEVAVEGEEGNAGAEEERTDGRESTGQH, from the exons ATGAACTTCACGGTGGGTTTCAAGCCGCTGCTAGGGGATGCGCACAGCATGGACAACCTGGAGAAGCAGCTTATTTGCCCCATCTGCCTGGAGATGTTCTCCAAACCGGTGGTGATCCTCCCCTGCCAGCACAACCTGTGTCGCAAGTGCGCCAACGACGTCTTCCAG GCCTCAAACCCTCTGTGGCAGTCCCGAAGCTCCACCACTGTGTCTTCGGGGGGCCGTTTCCGCTGCCCATCTTGCAGGCACGAGGTGGTCCTGGACCGACATGGTGTCTACGGCCTGCAGCGGAACCTGCTCGTGGAGAATATTATCGACATTTACAAGCAGGAGTCCTCCCG GCCACTGCATTCCAAGGCTGAGCAGCACCTCATGTGTGAGGAGCATGAAGACGAGAAGATCAacatttactgtctgagctgtgAAGTGCCCACCTGCTCTCTCTGCAAGGTCTTTGGTGCCCACAAGGACTGTGAGGTGGCCCCACTGCCCACCATTTACAAACGCCAGAAG AGTGAGCTCAGCGATGGCATCGCGATGCTGGTGGCCGGCAATGACCGTGTGCAAGCAGTGATCACACAGATGGAGGAGGTGTGCCAGACCATCGAG GAAAACAGCCGGAGGCAGAAGCAGTTGCTGAACCAGAGGTTTGAGGGCCTGTGTGCAGTGCTGGAGGAGCGGAAGGGTGAGCTGCTGCAGGCGCTGGCccgggagcaggaggagaagctgcAGCGAGTCAGGGGCCTCATCCGCCAGTACGGAGACCACCTGGAGGCCTCCTCTAAGCTGGTGGAGTCTGCCATCCAGTCCATGGAGGAGCCGCAGATGGCACTCTACCTGCAG CAGGCCAAGGAGTTGATCAATAA GGTCGGGACGATGTCGAAGGTGGAGCTGGCCGGCCGGCCGGAGCCGGGCTATGAAAGAATGGATCAATTCACCCTGAGCGTGGAGCATGTGGCGGAAATGCTGAGGACCATTGACTTCCAGCCAG GCACTTCTGGAGAGGAAGAGGATGAGGAGGTCGCGGTAGAAGGGGAAGAGGGCAACGCAGGAGCAGAGGAAGAGCGGACGGATGGGCGGGAAA GCACAGGCCAGCACTGA